In a genomic window of Micromonospora cremea:
- a CDS encoding lipase family alpha/beta hydrolase — protein sequence MLLRKTVLVLSLATAALLASTATATAAPAAPAAPAAAPVAVAAAAAPVIVVGGLSGVAVAYEPIAARLRGDGYRTFIYQLPGLGLGDIPTSARAFAGYVNQVRASTGAATVDVVAHSEGGLVARYYLKRLGGTATVGRYVSLGSPQYGTYVANILAFLGLGSCAGIVACQQMTIGSAFLADLNAGDDTPGAVRYTTIRTLQDELVRPTGNAAVNDGATNVLIQAYCPLRVVGHLGLVLDGTAYTIVRGALVDGPVRPNCLAL from the coding sequence ATGCTGCTCCGAAAGACCGTCCTCGTCCTGTCCCTCGCCACCGCCGCCCTGCTCGCGTCCACCGCCACGGCGACCGCCGCCCCGGCCGCCCCCGCCGCCCCCGCGGCCGCCCCGGTGGCCGTCGCCGCGGCGGCCGCCCCGGTCATCGTGGTCGGCGGGCTCAGTGGAGTCGCCGTCGCGTACGAGCCGATCGCCGCCCGGCTACGCGGCGACGGCTACCGGACCTTCATCTACCAGCTGCCCGGGCTGGGCCTCGGGGACATCCCCACCTCCGCCCGCGCGTTCGCCGGGTACGTCAACCAGGTGCGCGCCAGCACCGGCGCGGCAACGGTGGACGTGGTCGCCCACTCCGAGGGCGGCCTCGTCGCCCGCTACTACCTCAAGCGGCTCGGCGGCACCGCCACCGTCGGCCGGTACGTCAGCCTGGGCTCGCCGCAGTACGGCACCTACGTGGCGAACATCCTGGCGTTCCTGGGTCTGGGCAGCTGCGCCGGCATCGTGGCCTGCCAGCAGATGACCATCGGCTCCGCGTTCCTCGCCGACCTCAACGCCGGCGACGACACCCCGGGCGCGGTGCGCTACACGACCATCCGCACCCTGCAGGACGAGCTGGTCCGGCCGACCGGCAACGCCGCCGTCAACGACGGTGCGACCAACGTGCTGATCCAGGCGTACTGCCCCCTGCGGGTTGTCGGGCACCTCGGACTGGTGCTCGACGGCACCGCGTACACCATCGTGCGTGGCGCCCTCGTCGACGGCCCGGTGCGACCCAACTGCCTCGCCCTCTGA
- a CDS encoding CHAT domain-containing tetratricopeptide repeat protein — protein sequence MWRRFRSDPVGRLRERLDRFGATTDHRAVLDSGAIRDAEAVIEFVTATPAHGPLPEPVAEGFFLLACLHWYRYQLLPPGEDADDLGQAVALTEFLLRFAPERVPPSLLAMLHTHRPPPDSGRVPGPRGPGGPASAPTGSDRGPGSAPGGRTSGLADGEAGALFLEAVMLMAAAENNRDYRGVDRAAALLRRAVDGTPAGEPERLHYLSALGRVHREQFQHLGRRSALTSAIEAHRESLESTSAGDPERAVRLFNLGNVLGDRYEIDGAPADLDEAIMLLRDAARVTGSGASVRAVALANLGQRLRDRWRLRGRPADLDDAVDSFAAARAAGDPRVAALHGTALAERFLRDRATADRDAAIEAYRSALTGFGGLEPELTGVARTSLATLLAERHETDGVPADLDAAIEAYRAAAGSRSAHGGLDPDEMRHAVGRLLVTRYERRRRIGDITEAVRLLREGVDAAGEPADRARWLAELGYALGRGHADLGGVSALRAARDALAEAESLLPRADPLRHQVLNNLGNTLRELSDLAGEPALLEAAAVALRAAVAAAAPDAAALPTYRSNLGLVLQALFTSTQDLATLTEAIEVLAQATGTAPPGHPDRLPALHNYGAALNRRVELALDGALPAGGQPADQIRAGAARDADAAVTALREAAELAEREAEPTEYVQTHATLALAHLLRHRLHDDPAGLNEAVRLLQWLGESQPLVGAQRHRIHTNLGSALLLRYRAFRDEADAAAMLVANRAAVDALPAEHPARTMCLSNLATALEAVATPVALAEATAALRAAAAVESAPSLLRARAASRYAKHAAAAGDLPAALDGYATAIELIDLVAWHGMDTDDQARLLGLFPGLASDAAAVAIAVDRPERAVELLEYGRGVLLTRAHDAGADLAALRAQSPRLADRLADLQAALDGFTALAPAGPGGRAEQRYDLAMRRRELLAEIRARPGFADFLRPPPFAALARAAVGGPVVLVNVAARRCDALVVADGQVTVVPLPGLTLAELVTRTAGFLTAIAVLTGAAGPVGPEPAAQRRRLAARTEVGQALDWLWRVVAAPVLDAAAPASAPTASSGAVPAAGVDWPRLWWCPTGLLTLLPVHAAGPLDGGDGVLDRVVPSYTASLRALARARRGVPARAEPVDSALLVGMPQTPGLADLPGVAQEEEIVRQHLPRVRSLLGPAATPAAVLAALPDQPVAHLSCHGTQDLRAPAWGHLALASGPLHVRDLWRPAGRPGALAVLSACETVRGGAALPDEALTLGTAFQLAGFRHVIGALWSISDALTVRLCADLYAGLAVPGGIAPDRAAVALHRSVRRLRAALPDRPDTWAGYAHLGP from the coding sequence ATGTGGCGACGGTTCAGGTCCGACCCGGTGGGTCGGCTGCGGGAGCGGCTGGACCGCTTCGGCGCCACGACGGACCACCGCGCGGTGCTCGACTCCGGTGCGATCCGGGACGCCGAGGCGGTCATCGAGTTCGTGACCGCCACGCCCGCGCACGGGCCGCTGCCGGAGCCGGTCGCGGAGGGTTTCTTCCTCCTCGCCTGTTTGCACTGGTACCGATATCAGCTGCTGCCGCCGGGCGAGGACGCCGACGACCTCGGCCAGGCGGTCGCGCTCACCGAGTTCCTGCTGCGCTTCGCCCCGGAACGGGTGCCGCCGTCACTGCTGGCCATGCTGCACACGCACCGACCACCACCGGACTCCGGCCGGGTCCCCGGTCCACGGGGTCCCGGTGGCCCGGCGTCCGCCCCCACCGGTTCCGACCGGGGCCCCGGCTCCGCTCCCGGTGGGCGTACGAGCGGCCTGGCCGACGGCGAGGCCGGCGCGTTGTTCCTCGAGGCCGTCATGCTGATGGCCGCCGCGGAGAACAACCGTGACTACCGGGGAGTCGACCGGGCGGCGGCTCTGCTGCGACGGGCGGTGGACGGCACGCCCGCCGGCGAGCCGGAGCGGCTGCACTACCTGTCCGCCCTCGGCAGGGTGCACCGCGAGCAGTTCCAGCACCTCGGCCGGCGGAGCGCCCTGACCTCCGCGATCGAGGCGCACCGGGAGAGCCTGGAGTCCACCTCGGCCGGCGATCCGGAACGTGCGGTCCGGCTGTTCAACCTCGGCAACGTGCTCGGCGACCGGTACGAGATCGACGGCGCGCCGGCGGACCTGGACGAAGCGATCATGCTGCTCCGGGACGCGGCCCGAGTCACCGGCAGCGGCGCCTCGGTGCGCGCCGTGGCGCTGGCCAACCTCGGGCAGCGGCTGCGCGACCGGTGGCGTCTGCGGGGTCGGCCAGCCGACCTCGACGACGCGGTCGACTCGTTCGCCGCCGCCCGAGCCGCTGGCGACCCGCGGGTCGCCGCGCTGCACGGCACGGCGCTCGCCGAACGGTTCCTGCGCGACCGGGCGACGGCCGACCGGGATGCCGCGATCGAGGCGTACCGGTCGGCGTTGACCGGGTTCGGCGGTCTCGAACCGGAGCTGACCGGCGTGGCACGGACCAGCCTGGCGACCCTGCTCGCGGAGCGGCACGAGACCGACGGCGTCCCGGCCGACCTCGACGCGGCGATCGAGGCGTACCGGGCGGCGGCCGGATCCCGGTCGGCGCACGGTGGGCTGGACCCGGACGAGATGCGGCACGCGGTCGGCCGCCTGCTGGTGACCCGGTACGAGCGGCGGCGTCGGATCGGCGACATCACCGAGGCGGTGCGGCTGCTGCGCGAGGGCGTCGACGCCGCCGGGGAACCGGCCGACCGGGCCCGCTGGCTCGCCGAACTCGGGTACGCGCTGGGCCGGGGGCACGCCGACCTGGGCGGGGTGAGCGCACTGCGGGCCGCCCGGGACGCGCTGGCCGAGGCGGAGTCACTGCTGCCCCGCGCCGATCCGCTGCGCCATCAGGTGCTCAACAATCTGGGCAATACCCTGCGCGAGTTGTCCGACCTGGCGGGGGAGCCGGCGCTGCTGGAAGCGGCCGCCGTGGCGCTGCGGGCCGCGGTCGCCGCCGCCGCACCGGACGCCGCCGCGCTGCCCACGTACCGCTCGAACCTGGGCCTGGTGTTGCAGGCCCTGTTCACCTCGACCCAGGACCTGGCCACCCTGACCGAGGCGATTGAGGTGCTGGCGCAGGCGACCGGGACCGCGCCGCCCGGGCACCCGGACCGGCTGCCGGCGCTGCACAACTACGGCGCCGCGTTGAACCGTCGGGTGGAGCTTGCCCTGGACGGTGCGCTGCCCGCCGGCGGCCAGCCCGCCGACCAGATCAGGGCCGGCGCCGCGCGGGACGCCGACGCCGCGGTGACCGCGCTGCGCGAGGCGGCCGAACTGGCCGAACGGGAAGCCGAGCCAACCGAGTACGTGCAGACGCACGCCACCCTCGCCCTGGCCCACCTGCTGCGGCACCGTCTGCACGACGACCCGGCGGGGCTGAACGAGGCGGTCCGGCTCCTCCAGTGGCTGGGCGAGAGCCAGCCGTTGGTCGGCGCGCAGCGGCACCGGATCCACACCAACCTCGGCAGCGCGCTGCTGCTGCGCTACCGGGCCTTCCGCGACGAGGCGGACGCGGCCGCCATGCTGGTGGCCAACCGGGCGGCGGTCGACGCGCTGCCCGCCGAGCATCCCGCCCGCACCATGTGCCTGAGCAACCTGGCCACCGCCCTGGAGGCGGTCGCCACCCCCGTCGCGCTGGCCGAGGCGACCGCCGCCTTGCGCGCCGCCGCCGCGGTGGAGTCCGCGCCGTCGCTGCTTCGGGCGAGGGCGGCGAGTCGGTACGCGAAGCACGCCGCCGCGGCCGGCGACCTGCCGGCCGCGCTCGACGGGTACGCCACCGCGATCGAGCTGATCGACCTGGTGGCCTGGCACGGCATGGACACCGACGACCAGGCCCGTCTGCTCGGGCTGTTCCCCGGGTTGGCCAGTGACGCGGCGGCCGTCGCCATCGCCGTCGACCGCCCGGAACGCGCCGTCGAGCTGCTCGAGTACGGCCGCGGCGTCCTGCTGACCCGGGCCCACGACGCGGGCGCCGACCTGGCCGCACTGCGCGCGCAGTCGCCCCGGCTGGCGGACCGGCTCGCCGACCTCCAGGCCGCCCTCGACGGATTCACCGCGCTCGCGCCCGCCGGTCCGGGCGGCCGTGCCGAGCAGCGGTACGACCTCGCCATGCGCCGTCGTGAGCTGCTCGCGGAGATCCGCGCCCGGCCCGGTTTCGCCGACTTCCTCCGCCCGCCACCGTTCGCCGCCCTGGCCCGGGCCGCGGTCGGTGGCCCGGTGGTGTTGGTCAACGTGGCCGCGCGGCGCTGCGACGCGCTGGTGGTCGCCGACGGCCAGGTCACCGTGGTCCCGCTGCCCGGGCTGACCCTGGCCGAGCTGGTCACCCGGACGGCGGGCTTCCTGACCGCGATCGCGGTGCTCACCGGGGCGGCGGGGCCGGTCGGCCCGGAGCCCGCGGCGCAGCGCCGCCGGCTGGCGGCCCGGACCGAGGTCGGCCAGGCGCTGGACTGGCTGTGGCGGGTCGTCGCCGCACCCGTGCTCGACGCCGCCGCGCCCGCCTCGGCGCCGACCGCCTCGTCCGGCGCCGTACCGGCCGCCGGCGTGGACTGGCCACGGCTGTGGTGGTGCCCGACCGGGCTGCTCACCCTGCTGCCGGTGCACGCGGCCGGCCCGCTCGACGGCGGCGACGGGGTGCTGGACCGGGTGGTGCCGTCGTACACCGCGTCGCTGCGGGCGCTGGCGCGCGCCCGGCGCGGCGTGCCGGCCCGGGCCGAGCCGGTCGATTCGGCGCTGCTCGTCGGCATGCCGCAGACCCCCGGCCTGGCCGACCTGCCCGGCGTCGCGCAGGAGGAGGAGATCGTCCGCCAGCACCTGCCGCGGGTCCGCTCGCTCCTCGGCCCGGCGGCCACCCCGGCGGCCGTGCTCGCCGCGCTGCCCGACCAGCCGGTCGCCCACCTGTCCTGCCACGGCACGCAGGACCTGCGCGCCCCGGCCTGGGGGCACCTCGCGCTGGCCAGCGGCCCGCTGCACGTCCGCGACCTGTGGCGCCCCGCCGGCCGGCCGGGCGCGCTGGCGGTCCTGTCCGCCTGCGAGACCGTGCGCGGCGGGGCGGCCCTGCCCGACGAGGCGCTCACCCTCGGCACCGCGTTCCAGCTCGCCGGGTTCCGGCACGTCATCGGCGCGCTCTGGTCCATCTCGGACGCGCTGACCGTACGGCTCTGCGCCGACCTGTACGCCGGCCTCGCGGTGCCCGGCGGGATCGCACCGGACCGGGCGGCGGTCGCCCTGCACCGGTCGGTCCGCCGGCTCCGCGCCGCCCTGCCCGACCGCCCCGACACCTGGGCCGGCTACGCCCACCTCGGCCCCTGA
- a CDS encoding aldo/keto reductase, with protein MATDVSKQPAKASGSYRIGGDLAVDRLGYGAMQLTGPGIWGDPKDPAEAVRVLRRAIELGVTFIDTADSYGPFVSELLIREALHPYADDLVVATKAGLTRAGPGDWRPVGRPEYLRQQCELSLRHLGLDTIPLYQLHRIDPQVPLADQLGELALLQQEGKIRHIGLSEVTVSQIEESRAITSIVSVQNLYNIANRSAEDVLEYCERNDLAFIPWFPIATGELARPGGPLDTIAAAHSASPAQLALAWLLRRSPVMLPIPGTSSVAHLEENVAAAEVQLTDDEFEALAKAA; from the coding sequence ATGGCGACCGACGTCAGCAAGCAACCCGCGAAGGCTTCCGGCAGCTACCGGATCGGCGGCGACCTCGCCGTCGACCGTCTCGGCTACGGGGCGATGCAGCTCACCGGGCCGGGCATCTGGGGTGACCCGAAGGACCCCGCCGAGGCGGTCCGGGTGCTGCGCCGGGCAATCGAGCTGGGCGTGACGTTCATCGACACCGCCGACTCGTACGGCCCGTTCGTCTCCGAGCTGTTGATCCGCGAGGCCCTGCACCCGTACGCCGACGACCTGGTCGTCGCGACGAAGGCTGGCCTCACCCGGGCCGGGCCGGGCGACTGGCGCCCGGTGGGCCGCCCGGAGTACCTGCGCCAGCAGTGTGAACTGAGCCTGCGCCACCTCGGCCTGGACACGATTCCGCTCTACCAGCTGCACCGGATCGACCCGCAGGTGCCGCTCGCCGACCAACTGGGCGAGCTGGCGCTGTTGCAGCAGGAGGGCAAGATCCGGCACATCGGGCTGTCCGAGGTGACCGTCTCGCAGATCGAGGAGTCCCGCGCGATCACCTCGATCGTCTCCGTGCAGAACCTGTACAACATCGCCAACCGCAGCGCCGAGGACGTGCTGGAGTACTGCGAGCGCAACGACCTCGCGTTCATCCCGTGGTTCCCGATCGCCACCGGTGAGCTGGCGCGCCCGGGCGGGCCGCTGGACACGATCGCCGCCGCGCACAGCGCGTCGCCCGCGCAGCTCGCGCTGGCCTGGCTGCTGCGCCGGTCGCCGGTGATGCTGCCGATCCCCGGCACGTCCTCGGTGGCGCACCTGGAGGAGAACGTGGCCGCCGCGGAGGTGCAGCTCACCGACGACGAGTTCGAGGCGCTGGCCAAGGCGGCCTGA